DNA sequence from the Tachysurus fulvidraco isolate hzauxx_2018 chromosome 1, HZAU_PFXX_2.0, whole genome shotgun sequence genome:
CAGCTGAACCTGTTAAAAACGACGTACTTGTTAATTGTCCTTCATGTGTCTCGGTTAAGGGTTTATTGGCTTCACGCTGTGTTTAATTTTCCtgatttaattttttcccttctGTTCCTTCTTCCATCGGGTTTTCTTCTGGCAACCTATTTTTACCCATCGCTATAGGCCAGCTGTAGATGAGTAGCCTAATAGAACCCGTGTGTTCAGCATAtgagtgattttgtgtgtgtgtgtgtgtgtgtgtgtgtgtgtgtgtgtgtgtgtgtgtgtgtgtgtgtgtgtgtgtgtgtgtgtgaaagaaagagagagagagagagagagagagagagagagagagagagagagagagtacaccAAACATTACTGGGATCGTTGCTTATGGACCGAAAGGCAGTGATCACTGATGAAGAGCTCAGACCGCAGTTGGAGATGTGcccccacctcctcctcctcctcctcctcaccctcctcctcctcctcctcttcactgAATACTCCAACAGCTTTACCCAGCAtacacagcagaaaaaaaacaattgtatgGAATTAACATACACCGTGTTATAGCTTATATCTGGGGCGAAATGATCACTAGAGTGTCAATTCAGCTCTAAGGATTTTAGGCAGATGGTTCCTTATGAAAATAACTGAACTCGGTGGATTGCAGTAGTGTGCAGTGAAAAGAGTATGTTTGAGaaatattatgtttcttattgGACACTGATAAAGTTCAAAAGATATATTGCTCATAAAAGCAGCCTCTGTAAGTGCTCAGATGGCTCACACAGCAACATCCTCACTGTTAAGTCTACACTCACTACAGCTGTAAATCAAACATGGTGAATTGATAGCTATAGTTGTGAGAAAGACAAGCAACCTGAAAATTGGCAAATTCTGCGAACATCGATCAATTTCAATTTTAATTGGGATCACATAAAACAAGGGAAATGTATTGATTGCGCCATAATCTTTGATAAATAAGCAGATTCATCAgattttcattaatttattatgttttgGGAAAAAGAGACATTCTTGTATAGGGCACTTAATtgctaattaatataaaaactgCTTGACATGGAGGTTAAAGAAGAAAGATTTGGAATTACTGTTGGCACTGAATGTGTTGTAGAGATTTAAGCATTGTGCAGAAAGGTATCTTTTACTTTTTCACAGAAAAAGAGCTAGAAGGTAGATAGAATTGCTATATGAGATCGCATTTCTGtcagctgtctgttttatttaagccaccaggaaaaaaaaaaacaggaaattaagccaaattttaaaagaagaagaagaagaagaagaagaagaagaagaagaagaagaagaagaagaagaagaagcttttaaTGCTTTACAGTTTGTCAATGATGTCCTgattaaaaggaaaaagaataTGTAATATATCATGCGAAAGATTAGATAATAATACAAAAGATAAAGGATGTATAACATATAATGAGATGATCACAAGCATCAAATAGGAGGTGCTCCTTCCTTTTACAGAAACAGAGGAGATATCACAGCTTGTGGGGGAGTGTGGCGTAAGACATGTTAGAACAGCTTTATTTATGGTCTAGTTGAGACATGCCTATGCTCAAAGATTTACTATTATTTGTCATCTCATGGGGTAAGATTAATTTGTATTGATCCAGTCATTTCTTTGCAAAGGGCATGGAAAgtaattgtaaataattgttTGCCTTTTCTCCATCCTCGTGTTGTtgtggatgtttttttattttaaataaatgcaatgtCTAAAAGAAtctgaaaatgtcaaaagacTCGACAATGGAAGAAGAACCTAAAAATGCAAGATGATCAAAAACCTCCTCCACCTGCCATGTCCTCATTATTGCATAACAAGCCACCGgtttcattcaattcaattagataagactgtagcagtgaagaGTGTATGCGATGTTGGCTGTGTGGCTCAGTGGTCTGGTGTCTCCTGCAGCCCATGGGATCAGAGAGGATGGAGATGCGAAAGAGGCAGATGTCGGGGCAGCAGGAGCTGGTGGCGGGAGGCACAACGACGGGAACGACGCCAGCCCAAAATGAGCAGGCTGGTCAGGGTGAGCGTCCCTCAAATGCCTGCTGTTTctgctggtgctgctgctgtAGCTGCTCATGGTACGAGTCTTTTCATTCCTTCACACTGAACCTCATCTGCACAGTGATTGAGAATTTAGTTTGAGTCACTGCTAAGATTTAAATGAGGTGAGTCAGATGTCTAATTTCTTGGCTAGAATGAACGCTACAGCTACACTGGCCATGTGTGCATTATGCTATAACGCTCACAGCATTACCGTGCATGCAGTGTaatatgacagatcagttagAATAACCCAACAGTGAACACAAAAACATGGGCACACAGGTCAGTCATTAAACATCAGAAGCACAGAtgttccataaataaataaataaataaaatactaattattattattattattattattattattattattattattattattattattattattattgttattattattattattattttaaccagACCTTAAAAGCTGATTCAAGGCTTCGTAGTttcctgtgtgtagtgtctctGTTGGATCATGATGTGCTTAATACCTTGCAGTCTCACTGTTAGGAATGAAGACAGGGAGGAGAGGAACCGGAAAGCCTCGCACGACGTCAAAGCTGAGGACCCTGGTGACTGTGAGGAGAGGTTGGTTAATTCATGTTGAAAATTAGATAAACCTCAGTAAGATGTAATTACCTTTAGCATAATTAGTGGGAGTGATGTAAAAGATTTAGCAAAGCATTATAATTAAAGGATCTGAAGGGAATATTACACtcaataatgtttattatactgAATACAGGGGATTACACCAATAAAACTATGCAACACATACCAGAATTTAAAGTATTTAACATGTATGTAGCACAAAATACCTTTAAATAATACCTCATACTGTGCATTAAATTACAATATCTGTGCCAAAAATACCTCCTTTTTTCAGCTATGCTTTACTGTACAACCGCACGAGCATCTGTGTTGACACTTTTTCTCGTCAGATGTAAAATCAGATGTTAATGCTGAATGCGTTGAATGCACAGTTCTGAACAAACCCCAATTTTATTTTGGCAGTCCAAAGCCCACTATGGATGAAATGTGCTCATGGGGGCAATCCTTTGACAAGCTGATGCATTGCCCTGTTGGACGTTGCGCCTTCCGGCAATTTCTGCGCACAGAGTTCAGTGAGGAAAACCTGCTCTTCTGGCTAGCTTGTGAAGAGTTCAGCAAGGAGACCAACAAAAGCATCATCAAGGAGAAGGCTCTCCTCATATATGAGGATTACATTTCCATCCTCTCACCCAAAGAGGTGTGTTCTttcgtgtgagtgtgtgaatgtggattTGTTTAAATGGAACATCACTGGAAAACACAGGCCATTCTGTCTCTCTAAG
Encoded proteins:
- the rgs20 gene encoding regulator of G-protein signaling 20 isoform X2 → MPTDVIKAKNYLLSLGIHGEIPMGSERMEMRKRQMSGQQELVAGGTTTGTTPAQNEQAGQGERPSNACCFCWCCCCSCSWNEDREERNRKASHDVKAEDPGDCEESPKPTMDEMCSWGQSFDKLMHCPVGRCAFRQFLRTEFSEENLLFWLACEEFSKETNKSIIKEKALLIYEDYISILSPKEVSLDSRVREVINRNMLEPTSHTFDDAQLQIYTLMQRDSYPRFMNSPVYKNLLKSVSEQCPES
- the rgs20 gene encoding regulator of G-protein signaling 20 isoform X1, which produces MPTDVIKAKNYLLSLGIHGEIPMGSERMEMRKRQMSGQQELVAGGTTTGTTPAQNEQAGQGERPSNACCFCWCCCCSCSCLTVRNEDREERNRKASHDVKAEDPGDCEESPKPTMDEMCSWGQSFDKLMHCPVGRCAFRQFLRTEFSEENLLFWLACEEFSKETNKSIIKEKALLIYEDYISILSPKEVSLDSRVREVINRNMLEPTSHTFDDAQLQIYTLMQRDSYPRFMNSPVYKNLLKSVSEQCPES